TTGCATACTTGGTTACCAAAAGCTATGGTAGGACCGACACCTGTTTCAGCTTTAATACATGCTGCTACTATGGTGACTGCAGGAGTATATTTAATTGCGAGAAATCATAATTTATTTATTTTAACACCATATATTTTATATTTAGTAGGTGTTATCGGTGGGTTAACACTATTATGGTCTAGTTTTTTAGCGTTAGTACAAAAAGATATAAAAAAAATATTAGCATATTCTACCATGAGTCAAATTGGATATATGTTTTTAGGTCTAGGTGTTGGTGCGTGGAGTGCTGTTATTATACATTTAATTGCTCATGCTATTTTTAAAGCTTTACTATTTTTAGTTGCTGGTTCTTTAATTATAACTTGTAAACATGAACAAAATATTTTTAAAATGGGTAGTCAATTAAAGAATAAGTTATTTTTTTTATATTGTTGCTGTTTAATTGGAGGTTCTTCTTTATCGGCATTTCCAATACTCACTTTAGGATTTTATAGTAAAGGAGATATTTTGTTTTATATTTTTATGCATCATTTTATTGTATTTTTTATCTTATCATTATTTTCATCTTTTTTAACTAGTATATATATTTTTCGTTTAATTTTTCATATTTTTTATACAAGATATCAAGATTTTAAAATTGTTCAACCTACAGGGTGGATACATTATTTTCCGATAATAACTTTATCGATATTTTCTACTTGTATTGGAATTTATATTTTGCCTAATTTATCAGGTATATTTTCAGAAGTAACATATAATAATATGAATAAAATCAATTTAGAATACTATACATCTTTATTAATTATTTTAGGTATTGGGATAGCATATTATTTTTGTATTTTAAATTATAAATTAACGAAAATTATGTTAAAAAATAAGATTTTTTTGTTTATTTTTAATGTATTGTTTCATAGTTTAAGTATTGATAATATATACAAAATGTTATTCATTCAACCATATTTAATTATGATTCAATTCTTAAAATGTGATTATTTTAGTATAATAAGTAAAAAAATATTATTCATAATACAAAAAATTAATGTTTTTTTATTATTTTTTGAATATAAAATTTTACATTTTTATATTATTGCAATGATAACAGGATTAATTTCAATTATATTATATATTTGAATAACATATATAATAGATGCAAGTTTTAATAAATTTTATGTTATATATAGTAATTATTATTATTTTATATAATAAAAATAAGAATGAATAAATAAATAAGGTTTTATTACATGTTTCTTACTTTGTTAGTTATTATTCCATTTTTAGGTAGTTTGCTATGTTGGATGTTGGATTGGATACATATTAAAATATCTCGTTGGATTGCGTTAATAACGACTTTAATATTATTTATTTTTTCAATATTTTTGTGGTTACAATATTTTTATTTGCACGATATGATTGTACTACATACACATTGGAATGCAGAGTTTATAGCACCTTGGATACCAAGATTTGGAATTCAATTGCATTTTGCTTTAGATGGATTATCAATCCTAATGATTATTTTAACAACTTTTTTAGGTTTCATATCGGTTTTATGTTCATGGGATAACGTTAAGAAATATCAAGGTTTTTTTTATTTTAATTTATTATGGATTATAATTGGTACTCTTGGTGTTTTGTTATCTATTGATCTTTTTTTATTTTTTTGTTTTTGGGAAATAATGTTTATTCCAATATATTGTTTAATTATTTTTTGGGGTGATAATAAATATAGTAT
This portion of the Buchnera aphidicola (Stegophylla sp.) genome encodes:
- a CDS encoding NADH-quinone oxidoreductase subunit L, producing the protein MNSISLIITFPIVSFIILSFFKNFLSRQLTIIIGVGSIFFSMLIVFFIWIFFFVNENCIFFNNLWVWWHVNNIKVDVCLILDMLSLSFVTMIVCIAFLIYIFSIWYMKHQKGNKKFFALMNLFVANMLLLVLSDNFLLMYVGWEGVSICSYLLINFYFFKKKVVFSAIKSLIMTRIGDLFLIFSIIMIYFHYFTFNFYEIQFMVKIGLIKYTPILNCITLFLLFGAIGKSAQIPLHTWLPKAMVGPTPVSALIHAATMVTAGVYLIARNHNLFILTPYILYLVGVIGGLTLLWSSFLALVQKDIKKILAYSTMSQIGYMFLGLGVGAWSAVIIHLIAHAIFKALLFLVAGSLIITCKHEQNIFKMGSQLKNKLFFLYCCCLIGGSSLSAFPILTLGFYSKGDILFYIFMHHFIVFFILSLFSSFLTSIYIFRLIFHIFYTRYQDFKIVQPTGWIHYFPIITLSIFSTCIGIYILPNLSGIFSEVTYNNMNKINLEYYTSLLIILGIGIAYYFCILNYKLTKIMLKNKIFLFIFNVLFHSLSIDNIYKMLFIQPYLIMIQFLKCDYFSIISKKILFIIQKINVFLLFFEYKILHFYIIAMITGLISIILYI